Proteins from one Cryptomeria japonica chromosome 4, Sugi_1.0, whole genome shotgun sequence genomic window:
- the LOC131061129 gene encoding mRNA-decapping enzyme subunit 2-like, whose translation MGKKSTRSITSVGYLYPSEEIMQELYVNFVQDMDPEEVDFIPSLMFQVEQAHWHYEDNTVDQNPRLKSLSIKDFTYFFFKSCDLFKTYHANHVNDILDEFMAFKHSVPVAGSIILDQSKQRCLLVRGWKSNSWSFPRGKREDPDEEDHICAIRETMEEVGYDISSFLNVNDLIEHSQEKQRVVLYIIKAVDEKYPFEPRTKKEVSEIAWHPLRIMGRKRNKYFMVGPFLRKLEKWIKRNPTTSSTTPLKEIGEISTIWKADKEQINSTPRRFSITPNAKIINTPNTFQMGPSTKFINLRNHTTSSTIPLSQTREICTVWKAHKEQINLTPRSFSITPNAKMNTPNTFQMGSSNPSREVQNSTPNSTQKRPSTPRWSKSNINNSIQRSSSRCWNSQTTSPYSSSSPYPPPRSPYPKTNSRYSTTSPYPHRSSYSSTSPYPPRYHHPNSSPYPRSAMKASNGSLWIYRKVEK comes from the coding sequence ATGGGGAAAAAATCGACTAGGAGCATCACATCTGTTGGGTATCTGTATCCTTCAgaggagatcatgcaagaattgtATGTTAATTTTGTTCAAGATATGGATCCAGAAGAAGTAGACTTCATTCCAAGCCTAATGTTTCAAGTAGAGCAAGCTCACTGGCACTATGAGGACAATACAGTAGATCAAAATCCTCGTCTCAAGTCCCTTAGCATAAAGGACTTTACCTATTTTTTCTTTAAGAGTTGTGATCTCTTTAAAACTTACCATGCTAACCATGTAAATGATATCCTTGATGAATTCATGGCCTTTAAGCATTCTGTTCCAGTAGCTGGCTCAATAATTTTGGACCAGTCTAAGCAGAGGTGTTTGCTTGTGAGGGGCTGGAAGAGTAATTCTTGGAGTTTTCCTAGGGGAAAGAGGGAAGATCCAGATGAAGAAGACCACATATGTGCTATTAGAGAAACCATGGAAGAGGTAGGATATGATATaagttcctttttgaatgtcaatgacctcattgagcattctcaagagAAGCAACGAGTGGTTTTGTATATTATCAAAGCAGTGGATGAGAAATATCCTTTTGAACCAAGGACTAAGAAAGAAGTCAGTGAAATTGCTTGGCATCCACTTCGGATCATGGGAAGAAAACGCAACAAGTATTTTATGGTTGGCCCATTTCTACGCAAATTGGAGAAGTGGATTAAAAGAAATCCCACGACCTCATCTACAACACCATTGAAAGAAATTGGTGAGATATCTACTATTTGGAAAGCTGATAAAGAACAAATTAATTCGACTCCAAGGAGGTTTTCTATAACACCCAATGCTAAAATTATAAATACTCCTAACACTTTTCAAATGGGTCCTTCAACTAAGTTTATTAATTTAAGAAATCACACAACCTCATCTACAATACCATTGAGTCAAACTAGGGAGATATGCACTGTTTGGAAAGCTCATAAAGAACAAATTAATTTGACTCCAAGGAGTTTTTCTATAACACCCAATGCTAAAATGAATACTCCTAACACTTTTCAAATGGGTTCTTCAAATCCTTCTAGAGAGGTTCAAAATAGTACCCCTAATTCTACTCAAAAGCGTCCTTCCACTCCTAGATGGAGTAAAAGTAATATCAATAATTCTATTCAAAGGAGTTCTAGTCGTTGTTGGAATTCTCAAACTACTTCTCCTTATTCAAGTAGTTCTCCTTATCCACCACCTAGATCTCCTTATCCTAAAACCAACTCTCGTTATTCAACTACTTCTCCTTATCCACATAGATCTTCATATTCAAGTACTTCTCCTTATCCACCTAGATATCATCATCCAAATAGTTCTCCTTATCCTAGAAGTGCTATGAAGGCTTCAAATGGGTCTTTGTGGATATATCGAAAAGTAGAAAAATAG